The following coding sequences are from one Musa acuminata AAA Group cultivar baxijiao chromosome BXJ1-6, Cavendish_Baxijiao_AAA, whole genome shotgun sequence window:
- the LOC135675427 gene encoding receptor-like protein EIX2 — protein MASCSRSTHPVPRHYSFGLWLTSILLVTAATTPTTKGCVEGERDALLDFKTGIVKDPSSRLSSWQGRVDCCRWSGVVCDNRTGHVVELNLQNSNPYNYETSIGGEIRPSLLLLTHLVRLNLSNNDFGGIQIPEFLRSLPKLTYLDLSWSNFSGVIPSQLGNLSSLRSLDLNSLHDLTIDGLHWLSRLSSLRYLYMGGVNLSVASHDWLQAVNMLSSLEELHLTHCGLTDLPFSLSHVNLTALATLDLHGNLFNSTFPNWLWKLRNLSYLDLGFSMFHGAIPAGIGNLTGLRELHLSDNSLSGPIPTEIGICNSLKLIDLSDNSLFGVIPAGIGNLTCLRKLYLNDNSLFGSIPAEIGNLTGLTELYLSDNSLSGVIPSGNQLQTLNDTSIYIGNAYLCGAPLTMVDKIYDKAYVAIKIRIASSTTD, from the exons ATGGCCTCTTGCAGCAGAAGCACACACCCTGTGCCACGGCACTACTCTTTCGGGCTTTGGCTTACGAGCATTCTATTGGTCACGGCGGCAACAACGCCGACGACGAAGGGGTGCGTAGAGGGCGAGAGGGACGCCCTCCTCGACTTCAAAACCGGCATCGTCAAGGATCCTTCCAGCCGTTTGTCATCATGGCAAGGCCGAGTAGACTGCTGCAGATGGAGCGGGGTGGTTTGTGACAACAGAACCGGCCATGTCGTGGAGCTCAACCTCCAGAATTCCAACCCTTATAACTATGAGACGTCTATCGGAGGTGAGATCAGACCATCCTTGCTCCTGCTAACTCATTTGGTGCGCCTCAACCTCAGCAACAATGACTTCGGTGGGATCCAAATCCCGGAATTTTTGCGTTCCCTTCCCAAGTTGACCTATCTCGACCTCTCCTGGTCCAACTTCAGCGGAGTCATTCCGTCCCAGCTGGGCAACCTGTCCAGCCTCCGCTCTCTCGACTTAAATTCACTACATGACTTAACGATCGATGGCCTGCACTGGCTCTCGCGTCTCTCTTCCTTGAGATACCTCTACATGGGCGGTGTGAACCTTTCCGTGGCCTCCCACGATTGGCTTCAAGCAGTGAACATGTTGTCCTCGCTAGAGGAGCTACATTTAACACACTGTGGCCTCACCGACCTCCCCTTTTCTCTTTCCCATGTCAACCTCACAGCACTGGCAACTCTCGATCTCCATGGCAACCTCTTCAACTCCACCTTCCCCAACTGGCTATGGAAACTCCGCAACCTCTCTTATCTTGATCTCGGTTTTTCTATGTTTCATGGTGCCATACCTGCTGGGATTGGAAATTTGACTGGTCTAAGAGAACTTCATCTAAGTGATAATTCACTTTCAGGTCCCATACCCACTGAGATTGGAATTTGTAATAGTCTTAAACTTATCGATCTGAGTGATAATTCACTCTTCGGAGTCATACCTGCTGGGATTGGGAATTTGACTTGTCTAAGAAAGCTTTATCTTAATGATAATTCACTCTTTGGATCCATACCTGCTGAGATTGGGAATTTGACTGGTCTAACAGAGCTTTATCTTAGTGATAATTCACTTTCAG GAGTTATTCCTTCGGGAAATCAACTACAAACACTCAATGACACATCCATTTATATTGGCAATGCATATCTATGTGGAGCTCCCCTCACC ATGGTTGATAAAATATACGATAAAGCTTATGTTGCCATCAAGATAAGAATTGCTTCATCGACAACTGATTGA
- the LOC135676027 gene encoding receptor-like protein EIX2 has product MHSPNSIMASCTRSTHPMPRHYSFGLWLTSILLFTAATTPTTKGCVEGERDALLDFKTGIVKDPSSRLSSWRGRVDCCRWSGLVCDNRTGHVVELNLQNSNPYNYETSIGGEIRPSLLLLTHLERLDLSYNDFGGIQIPKFLGSLTELTYLDLSSSNFSGAIPPQLGNLSRLRYLDLNSLYDLTIDGLHWLSRLTSLRYLDMSLMKLSMSSHNWLQAVNMLSSLEELHLRDCGLTNLPSSLSHVNLTTLATLDLHGNLFNSTFPNWLWKLHNLSYLDLSSSMLHGAISAGIGNLTGLRELHLSDNSLSGPVPTEIGICNSLKLIDLRDNSLFGPIPAGIGNLTGLRLLYLDHNSLFGPIPAEIGNMAGLRGLYLDHNSLFGVIPAGIGKLTGLRELRLNDNSLSGPIPIEIGKLSNLTVLSLSTNCLEGTVSELHFARLTKLSELDLSENSLVISVDYNWVPPFQLQSIQLKSCKLGPAFPRWLRSQNSIENLDLSNTSIEDVLPDWFCYISAFSINLSQNQINGTLPTFLEQMTNLATLKLSMNLLEGPIPRLPPYLRYLYLYNNSFSGSLPSISLPLELELLDLSHNHINGSIPSFMCDLRQLHILDLSDNQISGEIPCCWQVPNFLSYINLANNKLSGEIPSSIGKMTLLESLHLNNNSLHGHLPLSLKSCSRLIFLDLGDNKLSGSIPTWIARNFRNLKVLRICSNMFSGNIPAELGQLFYLHVIDLANNKLSGPIPRSFGRLDTAMTYWRRQLTCQNVPLVYRASIRDCPLSAPFGDIYDDSITLTTKGNNFIFSNILYLVNIIDLSNNNLTGEIPVEIGSLSALQTLNLSKNNFVGQIPEAIGGMKSLETLDLSFNKLSGVIPQSFSALNSLSHLNLSYNNLSGAIPSGNQLRTLEDASIYIGNVHLCGPPVTKSCSDDPNVDSTEEEYEQGSHVLSFYFGTGLGYLVGLWSVFVIMLFKKDWRLFYFATMDKMYDRAYVAIKIRMRNWHGAAGRM; this is encoded by the coding sequence ATGCACTCACCAAATAGCATCATGGCCTCTTGCACCAGAAGCACACACCCTATGCCTCGGCACTACTCTTTCGGGCTTTGGCTTACGAGCATTCTTTTGTTCACGGCGGCAACAACGCCGACGACGAAGGGGTGCGTAGAGGGCGAGAGGGACGCCCTCCTCGACTTCAAAACCGGCATCGTCAAGGATCCTTCCAGCCGTTTGTCATCATGGCGAGGCCGAGTAGACTGCTGCAGATGGAGCGGGCTGGTCTGTGACAACAGAACCGGCCATGTCGTGGAGCTAAACCTCCAGAATTCCAACCCTTATAACTATGAGACGTCTATCGGAGGTGAGATCAGACCATCCTTGCTCCTTCTAACTCATTTGGAGCGCCTCGACCTCAGCTACAATGACTTCGGTGGGATCCAAATCCCGAAATTTTTGGGTTCCCTTACCGAGTTGACGTATCTCGACCTCTCCTCGTCCAACTTCAGCGGAGCCATTCCTCCCCAGCTGGGCAACCTGTCCAGGCTCCGCTATCTCGACCTAAATTCACTATATGACTTAACGATCGATGGCCTGCACTGGCTCTCGCGTCTCACTTCCTTGAGATACCTCGACATGAGCTTAATGAAACTTTCCATGTCCTCCCACAATTGGCTTCAAGCGGTGAACATGTTGTCCTCACTAGAGGAGCTACATTTACGAGACTGTGGCCTCACCAATCTcccctcttctctttcccatgtcaaCCTCACGACACTGGCCACTCTCGATCTCCATGGCAACCTCTTCAACTCCACCTTCCCCAACTGGCTATGGAAACTCCACAACCTCTCTTATCTTGATCTCAGTTCTTCTATGCTTCATGGTGCCATATCTGCTGGGATTGGAAATTTGACTGGTCTAAGAGAACTTCATCTTAGTGATAATTCACTTTCAGGTCCCGTGCCCACTGAGATTGGAATTTGTAATAGTCTAAAACTTATCGATCTGCGTGATAATTCACTCTTTGGACCCATACCTGCTGGGATTGGGAATTTGACTGGTCTAAGATTGCTTTATCTTGATCATAATTCACTCTTTGGACCCATACCTGCTGAGATTGGGAATATGGCTGGTCTAAGAGGGCTTTATCTTGATCATAATTCACTCTTCGGAGTCATACCTGCTGGGATTGGGAAGTTGACTGGTCTAAGAGAGCTTCGTCTTAACGATAATTCACTTTCAGGTCCCATACCCATTGAGATTGGCAAGCTTTCCAACCTCACCGTTCTTTCTCTCTCTACTAATTGCCTAGAGGGCACCGTGTCTGAACTCCATTTCGCTCGCTTAACCAAACTAAGTGAGCTCGATCTATCCGAAAACTCCCTAGTCATCTCAGTAGACTATAATTGGGTTCCTCCTTTTCAACTCCAATCCATTCAACTGAAGTCTTGTAAGTTGGGGCCTGCATTTCCAAGATGGCTCCGTTCACAGAACTCCATTGAGAATTTGGATTTGTCGAACACAAGCATCGAGGACGTCTTGCCTGATTGGTTTTGTTACATTTCCGCTTTTTCTATAAATCTCTCCCAAAATCAGATTAATGGTACTTTGCCAACTTTCTTGGAGCAAATGACAAACCTAGCCACTCTGAAACTAAGTATGAATTTGCTTGAAGGCCCTATTCCTCGTTTGCCACCTTACTTGCGTTATTTGTATCTGTATAATAATTCCTTTTCGGGATCGTTGCCATCAATCTCTCTCCCACTAGAATTGGAACTGTTGGATCTCTCACATAACCATATTAACGGGAGTATACCATCATTTATGTGTGACTTGAGACAACTTCATATTCTCGATCTATCGGACAACCAAATATCAGGTGAAATCCCTTGTTGTTGGCAGGTGCCAAACTTCCTTTCCTACATTAATCTGGCAAATAATAAGCTCTCGGGAGAAATTCCTAGCTCTATTGGAAAAATGACGCTACTCGAGTCTTTGCACTTAAACAATAATAGTCTGCATGGCCATCTTCCATTGTCATTGAAAAGTTGCAGTAGACTAATTTTTCTTGATCTTGGCGATAATAAATTATCGGGTAGCATACCTACATGGATTGCACGAAATTTTCGAAACCTAAAGGTACTCCGGATATGCTCAAATATGTTTTCCGGAAACATCCCTGCAGAGCTTGGACAACTTTTCTATCTACATGTTATCGACCTTGCTAATAATAAGTTATCAGGGCCAATTCCACGCTCCTTTGGCAGATTAGATACAGCAATGACTTATTGGCGACGACAATTGACTTGCCAAAACGTACCACTGGTTTATCGTGCATCGATAAGGGATTGTCCTCTTTCGGCACCTTTTGGTGACATTTATGATGATAGCATCACCTTGACTACAAAGGGAAACAATTTCATCTTTTCAAACATTCTTTACCTTGTCAACATTATAGACCTTTCAAATAATAACTTGACAGGAGAAATCCCAGTAGAAATTGGGTCTCTTTCAGCACTACAAACTTTAAATCTATCAAAAAACAATTTTGTCGGCCAAATTCCAGAGGCAATTGGTGGCATGAAGTCATTGGAAACTCTGGATCTGTCATTCAATAAGTTATCCGGAGTCATTCCTCAAAGCTTTTCGGCGTTGAATTCTCTGAGCCACTTGAATCTGTCTTACAACAATCTATCGGGAGCGATTCCATCGGGGAATCAACTTCGGACGCTGGAGGATGCATCCATTTATATCGGAAATGTCCATCTCTGTGGACCTCCGGTGACCAAGAGTTGCTCCGACGATCCCAACGTCGATTCGACGGAGGAGGAGTATGAACAAGGATCTCATGTGCTGTCATTTTACTTTGGTACCGGGCTCGGATATTTGGTCGGCTTATGGAGTGTGTTCGTGATCATGCTGTTCAAGAAAGATTGGAGGCTCTTCTATTTTGCAACGATGGACAAGATGTACGACAGAGCTTATGTGGCAATCAAGATAAGAATGCGAAATTGGCATGGCGCTGCTGGTCGAATGTGA
- the LOC135675428 gene encoding receptor-like protein EIX2, whose translation MRFHHNWVPPFQLQTVKLDAIKLGPTFPTWLRSQKSIMDLDMSNTSIQDAVPLWFWKNSSSSSIMDINLSHNQISGTLPASLESMSCLMFLNLSSNTLRGHIPALPSNLQALDLSNNSLSGSLPWTLSPFLAYLFLSRNYFRGSIPSDICDLQQLYALDLSNNQISGEIPQCWQCWADGPYSAHVIPVYIPIRQEATKLFFVNLANNRLWGKIPDSIGNLSNLEFLHLNNNSLSGRIPPSLRYCIRLAIIDLGDNKFSGDIPTWIGQSWQNLEVLRLRSNMLSGNIPMQLGQLRDLQIIDLSNNRLSGTVPPSFGNFSAMISISKSMSSTISNNVEFVLSSFVASESISLVTKGDEFSFSTILNLVKSIDLSDNELSGVIPTEIGSLFALQTLNLSRNSFGGTIPAAVGRMKSLETLDLSFNELSGVIPESFSALDSLSHLNLSYNNLSGVIPSGNQLRTLDDASIYIGNAYLCGPPVTKSCVNETNVDFVEEENETESDVLSFTFSIALGYLVGLWSVFIIILFKKDWRIFYFRVMDNLYDKIYVAFKIRIARLTMD comes from the exons ATGCGATTCCACCACAACTGGGTCCCGCCGTTTCAACTCCAGACCGTTAAATTGGACGCCATTAAATTGGGCCCTACGTTTCCCACGTGGCTTCGTTCCCAGAAATCCATCATGGATTTGGATATGTCCAACACGAGTATCCAAGACGCGGTACCCCTTTGGTTCTGGAAGAATTCTTCTTCTTCCAGCATCATGGATATCAACCTCTCCCACAATCAAATCAGTGGCACTCTGCCAGCGTCCTTGGAGAGCATGTCCTGCTTGATGTTCTTAAATTTGAGCTCCAATACGCTTCGAGGTCACATTCCTGCTTTGCCATCGAACCTACAAGCACTGGACCTATCGAACAATTCTTTGTCCGGTTCGCTTCCATGGACCCTGTCACCGTTCTTGGCATACTTATTCCTCTCCCGCAATTATTTTCGGGGAAGCATACCATCCGACATCTGCGACTTGCAGCAACTCTATGCTCTCGATCTATCGAACAACCAGATATCCGGAGAAATCCCTCAGTGTTGGcagtgttgggctgatggcccatattcagcccat gttattcctgtttatatccccatcaggcaGGAGGCAACGAAACTATTCTTCGTCAATCTGGCGAATAATAGGCTGTGGGGGAAAATTCCTGACTCCATCGGAAACTTGAGCAACCTCGAGTTCTTGCACTTAAACAACAACAGTCTCTCCGGACGTATTCCGCCGTCGTTGCGATATTGCATTCGGTTAGCTATTATTGATCTCGGCGACAACAAATTTTCTGGGGACATACCGACATGGATCGGACAGAGCTGGCAAAATCTGGAGGTGCTTCGACTGCGCTCGAATATGTTATCAGGCAATATTCCTATGCAACTCGGGCAGCTGAGAGATCTTCAGATCATCGACCTCTCCAATAACAGACTGTCGGGGACAGTGCCGCCCTCGTTTGGCAATTTCAGTGCAATGATCTCTATCTCCAAGTCGATGTCCTCTACGATATCAAACAATGTAGAGTTTGTGCTATCCTCTTTTGTGGCCAGCGAAAGCATATCTCTGGTCACGAAGGGAGATGAGTTCAGTTTCTCGACCATTCTCAATCTCGTGAAAAGCATCGACCTTTCAGATAACGAGCTATCCGGAGTGATTCCTACGGAAATTGGTTCTCTTTTTGCACTGCAAACCTTAAATTTATCCAGAAATAGTTTTGGCGGCACGATTCCTGCAGCGGTCGGTCGGATGAAGTCATTGGAAACATTAGATCTGTCATTCAATGAGTTATCTGGCGTCATTCCCGAAAGCTTTTCAGCGCTAGATTCTCTGAGCCACTTGAATTTGTCGTACAACAACCTATCAGGAGTCATTCCATCAGGGAACCAACTTCGGACGCTCGATGATGCATCCATTTACATCGGCAATGCGTATCTCTGTGGACCTCCGGTTACCAAGAGTTGCGTCAACGAGACTAATGTCGATTTCGTAGAAGAAGAAAACGAAACAGAATCTGATGTGCTATCATTTACTTTCAGCATTGCACTCGGATATTTGGTCGGATTATGGAGCGTATTTATCATTATTCTTTTCAAGAAAGATTGGAGGATCTTCTACTTCCGAGTGATGGATAACTTGTACGACAAGATTTACGTAGCATTCAAGATACGGATCGCTAGGTTGACGATGGATTAA